From the Synechococcus sp. HK01-R genome, one window contains:
- a CDS encoding lipid-A-disaccharide synthase-related protein, which yields MLVLSNGHGEDLIALRILEALHRLRPGVQLRVLPMVGVGRAFDAATEAGWLHRVGPRAALPSGGFSNQSLRGLIADLGAGLPLLSWRQWRCLRRERKQVNAVVAVGDLLPLLLAWAAGGRFGFIGTPKSDYTWRSGPGHALSDHYHRLKGSEWDPWEWLLMRSRRCSFVAMRDRITARGLRRRGVRAEAPGNPMMDALHATEPPSALERCRRLMLLCGSRMPEALHNAERLLRSLEGFPSSVPLALLMTTGSQPDQSQLAPLLETLGYRPCPPPAASLEATACWVKGVHLLLLGSGRFDRWAGWAEVGLATAGTATEQLVGLGIPALSLPGPGPQFTRGFAKRQSRLLGGAVLPCRSRSELQERLSLLLNDASLRNELGRIGCQRMGRPGGSTALARRILDQFIADTE from the coding sequence TTGCTGGTGCTGAGCAACGGACATGGTGAAGATCTCATTGCCCTGCGGATTCTCGAGGCGCTGCATCGGCTCCGCCCAGGGGTTCAGCTGCGAGTCCTGCCCATGGTGGGTGTGGGACGCGCCTTTGATGCTGCAACAGAAGCTGGCTGGCTGCATCGGGTCGGCCCCCGTGCAGCACTACCCAGCGGCGGTTTCAGCAATCAGAGCCTCCGGGGCCTGATCGCCGATCTGGGTGCCGGCCTGCCCCTGTTGAGCTGGCGCCAATGGCGCTGCCTGCGTCGAGAGCGCAAGCAGGTCAATGCAGTGGTAGCCGTTGGTGATCTACTCCCACTCCTGCTGGCCTGGGCAGCTGGCGGGCGCTTTGGCTTTATCGGCACCCCCAAAAGTGACTACACCTGGCGGAGTGGTCCTGGCCATGCCTTGAGCGATCACTATCACCGCCTCAAGGGCAGTGAATGGGATCCCTGGGAATGGCTACTGATGCGGAGTCGTCGCTGCAGCTTTGTTGCCATGCGCGACCGGATCACCGCAAGAGGCCTGAGACGCCGTGGCGTCCGAGCAGAAGCTCCGGGCAACCCAATGATGGATGCGCTGCATGCAACGGAGCCCCCCTCCGCGCTGGAGCGTTGCAGGCGACTGATGCTGCTCTGCGGCAGTCGGATGCCGGAAGCTCTCCACAACGCCGAACGTCTGCTGCGCTCCTTGGAAGGATTCCCGAGCTCGGTCCCTCTGGCCCTCTTGATGACCACGGGCTCCCAACCGGATCAATCCCAACTGGCTCCCCTGTTGGAAACTCTCGGCTATCGGCCTTGCCCGCCCCCTGCTGCATCCCTGGAAGCGACGGCTTGCTGGGTGAAGGGCGTGCATCTGCTCCTGCTTGGCAGCGGTCGCTTCGACCGCTGGGCAGGCTGGGCGGAGGTGGGGCTAGCCACAGCGGGGACCGCCACGGAACAACTTGTTGGCTTGGGTATCCCCGCCCTCTCTCTCCCCGGTCCTGGTCCGCAGTTCACCCGCGGCTTCGCCAAGCGACAGAGCCGACTGCTGGGGGGGGCCGTCCTCCCCTGCCGCTCCCGATCCGAGCTCCAGGAGCGCCTGAGCCTGCTGCTCAACGACGCCTCCCTGCGGAATGAACTGGGCCGCATCGGTTGCCAACGCATGGGGCGTCCCGGTGGAAGCACAGCGTTGGCCCGCAGGATCTTGGATCAGTTCATCGCAGATACTGAATGA
- a CDS encoding ribonuclease D, giving the protein MAELASPPKDFSVFDGDLDSVWFERYAAASRLAVDTEAMGLIHGRDRLCLVQLCDADDNVCCIRIALGQTEAPRLKALMESSTVEKVFHFARFDVAALASGLAIAVNPIFCTKVASRLARTYSPRHGLKEVVLELVGVELDKQAQSSDWGRVDQLSDTQLAYAANDARFLLPARERLEEMLRREGRWELAQRCFQCIPVMSELDRLRFTQTFEH; this is encoded by the coding sequence ATGGCTGAACTCGCTTCTCCTCCCAAGGACTTCTCGGTGTTTGATGGCGATCTCGATTCCGTCTGGTTCGAGCGTTACGCAGCGGCATCAAGACTGGCGGTGGACACCGAGGCCATGGGGCTCATCCATGGCCGCGACCGGCTCTGTCTGGTGCAGCTTTGTGATGCTGACGACAACGTCTGTTGCATTCGCATTGCCCTTGGTCAGACGGAGGCGCCTCGTTTAAAGGCCCTGATGGAATCCAGCACCGTGGAGAAGGTGTTCCACTTCGCCCGATTCGATGTGGCCGCCCTCGCCAGCGGTTTGGCCATCGCGGTGAATCCGATCTTCTGCACCAAGGTCGCCAGTCGTCTGGCGCGCACCTACAGCCCAAGGCATGGTCTCAAGGAGGTGGTGCTGGAGTTGGTGGGGGTCGAGCTCGATAAGCAGGCGCAAAGCAGTGACTGGGGCAGGGTCGATCAGCTCAGTGACACCCAGCTGGCCTATGCGGCAAATGATGCCCGCTTCCTGCTGCCAGCCCGGGAGCGACTCGAGGAGATGCTGAGACGAGAGGGCCGTTGGGAGCTTGCTCAGCGTTGCTTCCAGTGCATTCCGGTGATGTCGGAACTCGATCGTCTGCGTTTCACGCAGACCTTTGAGCACTGA
- a CDS encoding helix-turn-helix transcriptional regulator — protein MQTRRKHTRACLADIERYFRQPPPRFLDLELAVCWVLDCLLQNDSYPSGLLHRLEHDHPELRLSETVLHQALSFLDDQGMLDHYSKRCPSRGRPRSMLHLNSEARESAERLMGPWQRWLMDHLCQPQLPAAT, from the coding sequence GTGCAGACCCGCCGCAAACACACCCGCGCCTGCCTGGCCGATATCGAGCGTTACTTCCGTCAGCCGCCACCGCGTTTTCTGGATCTGGAACTCGCCGTGTGCTGGGTACTCGACTGCCTTCTGCAGAACGACAGCTACCCCTCAGGGCTGCTGCATCGACTGGAGCATGACCATCCCGAACTGCGCTTGTCGGAAACCGTCCTGCATCAGGCCCTGAGCTTTCTGGATGACCAGGGCATGCTCGACCACTACAGCAAACGCTGTCCAAGCCGCGGCCGCCCCCGCAGCATGCTTCACCTCAACAGCGAGGCGCGTGAATCAGCCGAGCGGCTGATGGGTCCTTGGCAGCGCTGGCTGATGGACCATCTCTGCCAACCCCAGCTGCCGGCGGCGACCTAG
- a CDS encoding cofactor assembly of complex C subunit B codes for MPSFQTSTLLLTLLLAIGLVFFLRAASKDRTTVVDVQSPRPALEVLDGVSTWLERRGWSQKSGDAERQVLRFEATVEASTPLALLLSTLGAIGAGCLGLVLRELSPMLGWWPLGLALLGPLAGLVYQRRARRPESLEIRLMRGDADGGSTLRLRAHRDELIALELALAGPLDLASDGSLLSSPI; via the coding sequence ATGCCCTCCTTTCAGACCTCGACACTGCTGCTGACCCTCCTGCTGGCCATCGGCCTGGTGTTTTTCCTCAGGGCAGCCAGCAAAGACCGCACCACAGTTGTGGACGTGCAGTCACCCCGTCCTGCCCTTGAGGTGCTGGACGGGGTGAGCACATGGCTGGAGCGACGAGGCTGGAGCCAGAAAAGTGGCGATGCCGAGCGACAGGTGCTGCGCTTTGAGGCGACCGTGGAGGCCAGCACGCCATTGGCATTACTGCTTTCGACGCTTGGTGCCATCGGAGCAGGTTGCCTAGGCCTTGTGCTCAGGGAACTGAGCCCGATGCTGGGCTGGTGGCCCCTAGGACTGGCCCTGCTTGGTCCACTGGCGGGCCTTGTTTATCAGCGCAGAGCTCGCCGCCCCGAATCCCTCGAGATCCGCTTGATGCGAGGCGATGCGGATGGCGGCAGCACCTTACGGCTGCGCGCCCACCGGGATGAGTTGATCGCCCTCGAACTGGCCCTGGCAGGGCCGCTGGATCTCGCCAGCGACGGCTCTCTGCTCTCCTCTCCCATTTGA
- a CDS encoding N-acetylmuramoyl-L-alanine amidase, which translates to MLRSLTLVGLTSAFTMLGLATAADAPLPPGVDPLTGPEVSLEAQWQGRAGVGPRIPILVLAGHADSQGIEGSGTAGAAVDLHRSEPMDGRMRDELYWNLAVRDAVVAQGRQRGLNIRAYTPASLTIHDEDDPRTNWSVGRRHSAAGGYALEIHFDAYGPDGFGSGLIPALNRPLNRFDESLAIAFGRYPKRFRGGLGAPRRGISILEIGKLEGALETGLRSPEGRQASLSTIARRITEALVLALPQSPPEAPLSSRPDGAGSAPRGMDRQTSSEDA; encoded by the coding sequence ATGCTGCGCTCCCTCACCCTGGTGGGCTTGACATCAGCCTTCACGATGCTGGGCTTGGCGACCGCGGCAGATGCGCCTCTGCCGCCAGGGGTGGACCCTTTGACAGGTCCTGAAGTCAGCCTTGAGGCCCAATGGCAGGGACGAGCTGGCGTCGGCCCCCGGATTCCGATTCTCGTGCTCGCAGGCCATGCCGATTCCCAGGGGATCGAGGGTTCTGGCACCGCCGGAGCCGCTGTTGATCTCCACAGGTCCGAGCCGATGGATGGCCGGATGCGTGACGAGCTGTATTGGAACCTTGCGGTCCGCGATGCGGTTGTCGCCCAGGGACGCCAGCGAGGTCTGAACATCCGCGCTTACACGCCAGCGAGTTTGACGATCCACGACGAGGACGATCCGCGGACCAACTGGTCGGTAGGTCGCCGCCACAGTGCTGCTGGCGGCTATGCGCTCGAAATTCACTTCGACGCCTATGGACCCGATGGCTTCGGATCGGGCCTGATTCCCGCCCTGAATCGCCCACTGAATCGGTTCGACGAAAGTCTTGCCATCGCCTTCGGGCGCTATCCCAAACGATTCCGCGGGGGCTTAGGAGCACCGCGTCGAGGGATCAGCATTCTTGAAATCGGCAAATTAGAGGGAGCTCTTGAGACAGGGCTTCGCTCCCCTGAAGGGCGACAGGCGAGCCTGAGCACCATCGCCCGCCGAATCACCGAAGCCCTGGTCCTCGCACTTCCGCAGTCGCCCCCCGAGGCCCCGCTCAGTTCACGGCCTGATGGGGCTGGCAGCGCTCCTCGAGGGATGGATCGTCAAACCAGTTCTGAGGACGCGTGA
- the hemF gene encoding oxygen-dependent coproporphyrinogen oxidase, with the protein MVRSLLRRLRGGSFETGQASISSDAAASKPAIRALQRPPANSRDRARALVMGLQDEICAGLERLDGLGRFQEESWDRPEGGGGRSRVMREGRIFEQGGVNFSEVHGLELPPSILRQRPEAKGHPWFATGTSMVLHPRNPYVPTVHLNYRYFEAGPVWWFGGGADLTPFYPFLEDARHFHRQHKQACDSVSPELYNVFKPWCDEYFFLKHRGETRGIGGIFYDYQDGNGQLYKGQDPEGPAAHAATAIGSVPLGWEQLHDLARACGQAFLPAYSPIVERRNNLPYGDRERQFQLYRRGRYVEFNLVWDRGTIFGLQTNGRTESILMSLPPLARWEYGYSAPEGSREALLTDLFTRPQNWFDDPSLEERCQPHQAVN; encoded by the coding sequence ATGGTTCGTTCACTGCTGCGTCGCCTCAGGGGCGGATCCTTCGAGACTGGACAAGCGTCCATCTCCTCGGATGCCGCGGCCTCTAAGCCTGCGATTAGGGCTCTTCAGCGCCCGCCCGCCAACTCCAGAGATCGAGCCAGGGCTCTGGTGATGGGGCTGCAGGACGAGATCTGTGCGGGCCTAGAGCGCCTCGATGGCCTTGGCCGCTTTCAGGAGGAGAGCTGGGATCGACCGGAGGGTGGCGGCGGGCGTTCGCGTGTGATGCGTGAGGGCCGCATCTTTGAGCAGGGCGGGGTGAATTTTTCGGAGGTCCATGGTCTGGAGCTTCCACCCTCGATCCTGCGCCAGCGTCCTGAGGCGAAGGGGCATCCATGGTTTGCCACCGGCACGTCCATGGTGCTTCACCCACGCAATCCCTATGTGCCGACGGTGCACCTCAACTACCGCTATTTCGAGGCCGGCCCGGTCTGGTGGTTCGGTGGTGGCGCTGACCTGACACCTTTCTATCCATTTCTGGAGGATGCCCGGCACTTTCATCGTCAGCACAAACAGGCCTGCGACTCGGTCAGCCCTGAGCTCTACAACGTGTTCAAACCCTGGTGCGATGAGTACTTTTTCCTCAAGCACCGTGGAGAGACCCGGGGCATCGGCGGGATCTTCTACGACTACCAAGACGGCAATGGTCAGCTCTACAAGGGCCAGGATCCAGAGGGGCCTGCGGCCCATGCCGCCACAGCGATTGGTTCCGTTCCTCTCGGCTGGGAGCAGCTGCATGATCTGGCCCGCGCCTGTGGCCAGGCGTTCCTGCCGGCTTACAGCCCGATTGTCGAGCGACGCAACAACCTTCCCTATGGCGATCGGGAGCGTCAGTTCCAGCTCTACCGACGGGGTCGCTATGTCGAGTTCAACCTGGTGTGGGACCGAGGAACCATTTTTGGTCTTCAGACCAATGGCCGCACAGAATCGATCCTGATGTCACTGCCGCCTCTTGCTCGCTGGGAGTATGGCTACAGCGCACCCGAGGGTTCAAGGGAAGCGTTGCTGACGGATCTGTTCACGCGTCCTCAGAACTGGTTTGACGATCCATCCCTCGAGGAGCGCTGCCAGCCCCATCAGGCCGTGAACTGA
- a CDS encoding Mrp/NBP35 family ATP-binding protein: MATAEQATTALTAIVDSGSGRSALELGWIDRIRVSPPRAVIRLNLPGFAQSQRERIVQESRTRLLEIDGISDVQIEVGSPPPQHSGTQPGGIGHAGHGQVAERQAIPGVRRVIAVSSGKGGVGKSTVAVNLACALARQGLKVGLLDADIYGPNAPTMLGVADQTPQVEGSGSEQRMTPIETCGLAMVSMGLLIDEDQPVIWRGPMLNGIIRQFLYQVNWGERDVLVVDLPPGTGDAQLSLAQAVPMAGVLIVTTPQQVALQDARRGLAMFRQMSIPVLGVIENMSEFIPPDQPERRYALFGEGGGQRLADEFETDLLAQIPLEMPVLSGGDQGRPIVISQPESASAQVFIQLAETVLPLIAQSN; the protein is encoded by the coding sequence ATGGCCACGGCAGAACAGGCGACAACGGCTCTGACAGCGATCGTCGACAGCGGCAGCGGACGTTCAGCCCTGGAACTTGGCTGGATTGACCGCATCCGCGTCAGCCCACCTCGAGCGGTGATTCGGCTGAATTTGCCCGGATTTGCCCAGAGCCAGCGCGAGCGGATCGTGCAGGAGAGTCGAACCAGGCTGCTGGAAATCGACGGCATCAGCGATGTGCAGATCGAAGTGGGATCGCCACCACCCCAGCACTCTGGAACGCAGCCAGGTGGCATCGGCCATGCCGGCCACGGTCAAGTGGCAGAGCGACAAGCGATTCCAGGCGTTCGACGGGTGATCGCGGTCAGCAGTGGCAAGGGCGGTGTCGGCAAGAGCACCGTGGCGGTGAACCTGGCCTGTGCCCTGGCGCGCCAGGGGCTCAAGGTGGGGCTTCTGGATGCTGATATCTACGGACCCAACGCTCCCACCATGCTTGGCGTGGCGGACCAGACGCCACAGGTGGAGGGGAGCGGCAGCGAGCAACGCATGACCCCCATCGAAACCTGTGGACTCGCCATGGTTTCGATGGGCCTGCTGATCGACGAAGACCAGCCGGTGATCTGGAGGGGACCGATGCTGAACGGCATCATTCGTCAGTTCCTCTATCAGGTGAACTGGGGTGAACGGGACGTTCTTGTGGTGGATCTGCCGCCCGGCACCGGTGATGCTCAGCTCTCCCTCGCGCAGGCCGTTCCAATGGCAGGAGTTCTGATTGTGACCACTCCGCAGCAGGTGGCACTTCAGGATGCCCGTCGCGGCCTGGCCATGTTCCGGCAGATGTCGATCCCCGTGCTGGGGGTGATCGAAAACATGAGCGAGTTCATCCCTCCGGATCAACCGGAACGCCGCTACGCCCTCTTCGGTGAAGGGGGCGGCCAACGGCTCGCTGATGAGTTCGAGACCGATCTCTTAGCCCAAATCCCCCTGGAAATGCCCGTGCTCTCAGGCGGAGATCAAGGGCGGCCGATTGTGATCAGCCAACCTGAATCTGCCAGTGCTCAGGTCTTCATTCAGTTGGCCGAGACGGTCCTTCCCCTGATCGCCCAGAGCAACTGA
- the rodA gene encoding rod shape-determining protein RodA, which translates to MGSRRRDTERVLWWIPLALVAIAGVLIASTQRQAEYADWYQHWITAAFGVGIALLLARLNLERLKPLLIPIYGLTVISLIAVRLIGTSALGAQRWISIAGVHVQPSEFAKLSAILLLAAVLDRHPVERPVDLLRPLGVISLPWLLVFIQPDLGTSLVFGALLLTMLYWSGMPFAWLVLLLAPLGTALLAGLLPWALTAWVPLMMLVAYRSLPWKRLAAGAVLAIQGAVSLITPWLWMHGLKDYQRDRLVLFLDPSKDPLGGGYHLLQSTVGIGSGGWFGTGLLQGQLTKLRFIPEQHTDFIFSALGEETGYVGTVLVVVGFAVLMGRMLQVASRSRTDFESLIVIGVATMLMFQVVVNIFMTIGLGPVTGIPLPFMSYGRSAMVVNFIALGLCLSVARRERNAQNR; encoded by the coding sequence ATGGGAAGCCGACGCAGGGACACCGAGCGTGTCCTCTGGTGGATCCCCCTGGCCCTTGTCGCCATCGCGGGGGTGTTGATCGCCAGCACCCAGCGTCAGGCCGAATACGCCGACTGGTACCAACACTGGATTACAGCGGCCTTCGGGGTCGGGATTGCCCTGCTTCTGGCCCGGTTGAACCTGGAACGGCTCAAACCGCTGTTGATTCCCATCTATGGCCTCACGGTGATCAGCCTGATCGCTGTACGCCTGATCGGCACATCCGCTCTCGGAGCCCAGCGCTGGATCAGCATTGCTGGAGTGCACGTGCAGCCGTCGGAATTCGCCAAGCTTTCAGCCATTCTTCTGTTGGCTGCGGTGCTTGACCGGCACCCCGTGGAGCGACCGGTTGACCTCCTCCGCCCACTCGGGGTGATCTCCCTTCCCTGGCTTCTGGTCTTCATCCAGCCCGACCTCGGCACCTCCCTGGTGTTCGGAGCCCTCCTGCTCACGATGCTCTATTGGTCGGGGATGCCGTTTGCATGGCTAGTGCTGCTCTTAGCCCCCCTGGGCACGGCACTTTTGGCTGGCCTCCTCCCTTGGGCTCTCACGGCTTGGGTGCCGCTGATGATGCTGGTGGCTTACCGGTCCCTCCCGTGGAAGCGACTGGCAGCTGGAGCCGTTCTGGCGATCCAGGGAGCTGTGTCCCTGATCACCCCTTGGCTGTGGATGCATGGGCTCAAGGACTACCAACGGGATCGCCTCGTGCTGTTTCTAGACCCCAGCAAAGATCCCCTAGGCGGCGGTTACCACCTCCTGCAAAGCACGGTGGGGATCGGATCTGGAGGGTGGTTCGGCACGGGGCTCCTGCAGGGCCAGCTCACAAAACTTCGCTTCATTCCCGAACAGCACACCGACTTCATCTTCAGCGCTCTTGGTGAGGAAACGGGCTACGTAGGCACGGTGCTGGTGGTGGTGGGCTTCGCCGTGCTGATGGGGCGCATGCTCCAGGTGGCGAGCCGGTCTCGCACGGACTTCGAATCGCTGATCGTGATCGGAGTGGCCACCATGCTGATGTTCCAAGTGGTGGTGAACATCTTCATGACCATCGGCCTTGGCCCAGTGACAGGCATCCCCCTGCCGTTCATGAGTTATGGGAGATCCGCCATGGTTGTGAACTTCATCGCGCTCGGCCTTTGTCTTTCGGTCGCACGCAGGGAACGCAACGCCCAGAACCGGTGA
- a CDS encoding HAMP domain-containing sensor histidine kinase has product MTTSPSLKAIQACMAEGVPPSGSDDASARRLWWAALDTLQEQLQEQSSTTGGLWLAAPLPALYDPTLLKAMRGWVWSPNPQGLPQLGPAGPTAAPGDPYKQLPLHPDDGHDPLLVVIQPTLQVALALQGPPDQRQLLMRSDPKTLGAILSLLEQRLRADAPDQADALHDAIRALGSLQSSSAYSEQFWPVVAERLARMAPSLTLQTLRDEPGRGDSNEPIEGDQYEGGAEAELSLLEAITHEVRTPLATIRTLIRSLLRRRDLAQVVMERLQQIDSECTEQIDRFGLIFHAAELQRQSTEPAELAQTDLGAVLQHLAPGWQMLLERRGVALQIELSPNLPAVLSDPSRLEPMLGGLIDRSSRGLQQGSQLVLQLRPAGARLKLQIRGYNPSEQGRGLGTAEPTAELGPVLSWNPGTGSLQLSQAATRRLLASLGGRLAQQRDRGLTVFFPVAGRSQC; this is encoded by the coding sequence GTGACCACCTCCCCATCACTGAAGGCCATTCAGGCCTGCATGGCCGAAGGCGTCCCCCCCTCCGGATCTGACGATGCCAGTGCACGCCGTCTCTGGTGGGCCGCGCTCGACACCCTCCAGGAGCAACTGCAGGAGCAAAGCTCAACCACGGGTGGGCTGTGGCTGGCGGCCCCCCTCCCTGCCCTCTATGACCCCACCCTGCTGAAGGCGATGCGCGGTTGGGTATGGAGCCCCAATCCCCAGGGTTTACCGCAGCTCGGTCCGGCTGGACCGACAGCAGCGCCCGGTGATCCCTACAAACAGCTGCCGCTGCACCCAGACGATGGACACGATCCACTGCTCGTCGTCATCCAGCCAACGCTGCAGGTGGCACTGGCCCTGCAAGGCCCGCCGGACCAGAGACAGCTGCTCATGCGCAGTGACCCAAAGACCCTCGGCGCCATCCTGAGCTTGCTGGAACAACGCCTTCGCGCGGATGCCCCAGATCAGGCCGATGCGCTCCATGACGCAATCCGAGCCCTGGGCTCTCTACAGAGCAGTAGTGCCTACAGCGAGCAGTTCTGGCCCGTGGTGGCGGAGCGCCTGGCGCGCATGGCCCCCAGTCTGACCCTTCAGACCCTGAGGGACGAGCCTGGGCGAGGGGACAGCAACGAGCCGATCGAGGGCGATCAGTACGAGGGCGGAGCCGAAGCGGAACTCTCCTTGTTGGAAGCGATCACCCATGAAGTCAGAACACCGCTCGCCACAATCCGCACCTTGATCCGATCCCTGCTGCGCCGCCGCGATCTTGCACAGGTGGTCATGGAACGACTTCAGCAGATCGACAGTGAATGCACCGAGCAGATCGACCGCTTCGGACTGATTTTCCACGCTGCCGAACTGCAGCGACAATCCACTGAGCCAGCAGAACTGGCCCAGACAGATCTAGGCGCCGTACTCCAGCATCTGGCTCCTGGGTGGCAGATGCTCCTAGAGCGGCGAGGTGTGGCTCTGCAGATTGAGCTCAGCCCGAATCTCCCAGCGGTGCTCAGTGACCCAAGCCGATTGGAACCGATGCTCGGAGGACTGATCGACCGCAGCAGTCGGGGGTTGCAACAGGGCAGCCAACTCGTGCTTCAACTGCGCCCTGCCGGAGCCCGACTGAAACTACAGATCCGCGGTTACAACCCCAGTGAGCAGGGGCGAGGCCTTGGAACCGCCGAGCCCACAGCTGAGCTCGGACCTGTACTCAGCTGGAACCCAGGCACCGGCAGCCTCCAACTGAGTCAGGCGGCTACGCGTCGACTGCTGGCCAGCCTTGGGGGTCGTCTCGCCCAGCAGCGGGATCGCGGCCTAACGGTGTTCTTCCCCGTTGCAGGGAGGAGCCAATGTTGA
- a CDS encoding photosystem I reaction center subunit II PsaD, translating into MTATALNGQLPQFIGSTGGLLNAAETEEKYAITWTSSSAQAFELPTGGAAMMNQGENIMYFARKEQCLALGTQLRTKFKPRIEDYKIYRIFPGGDTEFLHPKDGVFPEKVNDGRAMVGHNPRRIGANPDPATLKFSGRNTFDA; encoded by the coding sequence ATGACAGCAACGGCGTTGAACGGTCAGCTCCCCCAGTTCATCGGCAGCACCGGTGGACTTCTGAACGCCGCAGAGACCGAAGAGAAGTACGCCATCACCTGGACCAGCTCCTCCGCCCAGGCTTTTGAGCTTCCCACCGGTGGCGCGGCGATGATGAACCAGGGCGAAAACATCATGTATTTCGCTCGCAAAGAGCAGTGTCTTGCCCTTGGCACCCAGCTGCGCACCAAGTTCAAGCCCCGGATCGAGGACTACAAGATCTATCGCATCTTCCCCGGTGGTGACACTGAGTTCCTCCATCCCAAGGACGGCGTCTTCCCTGAAAAGGTGAACGATGGCCGCGCCATGGTGGGCCATAACCCCCGTCGGATCGGTGCCAACCCAGATCCCGCCACCCTGAAGTTCAGCGGTCGCAACACCTTCGACGCCTGA
- a CDS encoding anthranilate synthase component I family protein: MLSPDRAAFFEAAATGARFIPVAQSWPADLETPLTTWLKVGEGRPPGVLLESVEGGETLGRWSVIACDPLWTLTARGHQLTKCWRDGKEERFEGNPFELLRSSLEAYKTASIPGLPPLGQLYGIWGYELIRWIEPTVPVHPSALDDPPDGVWMLMDSILIIDQAKRLITAVAYGDLSGSHASAANADEAWEDALQRIQRLEERMAAPLPPIRPLRWRPSEQTSPQTRSNRSQDNFEQAVSRGREHIAAGDVFQLVLSQRLETRVPHEPLALYRSLRMVNPSPYMAFFDFGDWQLIGSSPEVMVKAEPVPEGIQASLRPIAGTRPRGRNEQEDRQMEAELLADPKERAEHVMLVDLGRNDLGRVCQPGSVQVRDLMVIERYSHVMHIVSEVEGLLASGRDVWDLLMAAFPAGTVSGAPKIRAMQLIHALEPEARGPYSGVYGAVDLAGALNTAITIRAMVVRPDPDGGWRVQVQAGAGVVADSKPEAEYQETLNKARGMLAAIACLGDPPP; this comes from the coding sequence ATGCTCAGCCCTGACCGCGCCGCCTTCTTCGAGGCAGCTGCCACTGGTGCCAGGTTCATTCCTGTTGCACAAAGCTGGCCTGCCGACCTGGAGACCCCTCTCACCACCTGGCTGAAAGTGGGGGAGGGGCGTCCTCCTGGTGTTCTTCTTGAGTCAGTCGAGGGCGGTGAAACCCTTGGCCGGTGGAGCGTGATCGCCTGCGATCCTCTGTGGACCCTCACAGCCCGAGGGCATCAGCTCACCAAGTGTTGGCGCGATGGGAAGGAAGAGCGCTTTGAGGGCAATCCGTTTGAGCTGCTGCGCAGCAGCTTGGAGGCTTACAAAACCGCTTCGATTCCTGGCTTGCCGCCCCTTGGCCAGCTCTACGGCATCTGGGGCTATGAGCTGATCCGCTGGATCGAACCCACGGTCCCGGTTCATCCATCAGCTCTCGATGATCCGCCGGATGGAGTCTGGATGCTGATGGACAGCATCTTGATCATCGACCAGGCCAAGCGCCTCATCACTGCTGTTGCCTACGGCGATCTGAGCGGAAGCCATGCAAGCGCCGCCAACGCCGACGAAGCCTGGGAGGATGCCCTCCAGCGCATCCAGCGCCTCGAGGAGCGCATGGCGGCCCCACTGCCCCCGATTCGCCCCTTGCGCTGGCGACCGAGTGAACAGACATCACCGCAGACCCGGAGCAATCGCAGCCAGGACAATTTCGAACAGGCCGTCAGCCGCGGCCGCGAGCACATCGCCGCCGGCGACGTCTTCCAGCTGGTGCTGAGTCAGCGCCTGGAAACGCGTGTACCCCATGAGCCCCTAGCGCTCTACCGGAGCCTGCGGATGGTCAATCCTTCCCCCTACATGGCCTTCTTCGACTTCGGGGACTGGCAACTGATTGGCTCCAGTCCAGAGGTGATGGTGAAAGCCGAGCCCGTTCCGGAAGGGATCCAAGCCAGCCTGCGGCCCATTGCCGGCACCCGCCCTCGAGGGCGCAACGAGCAGGAAGATCGCCAAATGGAGGCAGAGCTGCTCGCCGACCCCAAAGAGCGGGCCGAGCACGTGATGCTGGTGGACCTGGGCCGCAACGATCTGGGCAGGGTTTGTCAGCCCGGCTCAGTGCAGGTGCGCGACCTGATGGTGATCGAGCGCTATTCCCATGTCATGCACATCGTCAGCGAGGTGGAAGGGCTCCTTGCCTCAGGGAGAGACGTTTGGGATCTGCTGATGGCAGCCTTTCCTGCTGGCACGGTGAGCGGTGCACCCAAGATCCGGGCCATGCAGCTGATTCATGCCTTGGAGCCTGAGGCACGTGGGCCCTATTCAGGCGTTTATGGCGCAGTCGATCTGGCCGGAGCCCTCAACACCGCCATCACGATTCGCGCCATGGTGGTTCGCCCGGATCCGGATGGGGGTTGGCGGGTTCAGGTGCAGGCCGGCGCGGGTGTGGTAGCCGATTCCAAACCCGAAGCTGAATACCAGGAAACTCTCAACAAGGCCCGCGGCATGCTGGCGGCCATCGCTTGCCTCGGGGATCCGCCCCCATGA